A genome region from Urocitellus parryii isolate mUroPar1 chromosome X, mUroPar1.hap1, whole genome shotgun sequence includes the following:
- the LOC113175433 gene encoding RNA polymerase II subunit A C-terminal domain phosphatase SSU72-like, whose amino-acid sequence MPSHPLRVAVVCSNNLNRSMVAHRLLSKQGFNVRSFGTGAHVRLPGPAPGKQNVYDFRTTYDEMFHDLLRKDENFYAQNGILRMLDRNRRIKLRPERFQDCEDEFDLIFTCKELVYDQVVEVLNSREQVTCRPVHVINVDIVDNHREATRGGLIIWEICMCILHLSDMENDIDGMLQNFEKKTGKAFLHTVCFY is encoded by the exons ATGCCCTCCCACCC TCTGCGGGTGGCTGTCGTGTGCTCCAATAACCTGAACCGGAGCATGGTGGCGCACCGCCTCCTCAGCAAACAAGGATTCAATGTCCGGTCCTTTGGAACAGGAGCTCACGTGAGGCTTCCAGGACCAGCACCTGGCAAGCAAAATGTTTATGATTTCAGAACCACATATGATGAGATGTTCCACGATCTTCTTAGGAAGGATGAAAACTTCTATGCACAGAATGGCATTTTACGTATGTTAGACAGAAATAGGAGAATCAAGCTCCGGCCAGAAAGGTTCCAGGACTGTGAAGATGAGTTTGATTTGATCTTCACATGTAAAGAGCTAGTCTACGACCAGGTGGTGGAAGTTCTTAATTCCAGAGAACAGGTAACCTGCCGGCCAGTGCACGTGATCAACGTGGACATCGTGGACAACCATAGAGAGGCCACCCGGGGAGGGCTCATTATCTGGGAGATCTGCATGTGTATCCTGCACTTGAGTGACATGGAGAATGACATCGATGGCATGCTGCAAAATTTTGAGAAGAAGACTGGAAAGGCTTTCCTGCACACTGTCTGCTTTTACTGA